A genome region from Setaria italica strain Yugu1 chromosome III, Setaria_italica_v2.0, whole genome shotgun sequence includes the following:
- the LOC101772392 gene encoding signal recognition particle 54 kDa protein 2, producing the protein MVLAQLGGSIAGALARMGKATVVDEKVLAECLNEISRALLQADVRFETVRDVKANIKTTANLDALAAGTDKRRVIQKAVVGELCRMLDPGKPSFTPSKGKPSVVMFVGLQGSGKTTTCTKYADYYRRKGFSPALVCADTFRAGAFDQLKQNASKAKIPFYGSYIESDPVKIAVEGVDRFRKEKCDLIIVDTSGRHKQEAALFEEMRQVSEATKPNLVIFVMDGSIGQAAFDQAQAFKQSASVGAVIVTKMDGHAKGGGALSAVAATKSPVIFIGTGEHIPDFEVFDVKPFVSRLLGMGDLSGLMDKIQDVMPADQLPELVDNLTGGFTLRLLYQMFQNLHSMGPLGQLFSMIPGLSAQFIEKGKEKEGQAKIKRYMTIMDSMTEKELDNTNPKLMNESRINRIARGSGRLVKEVVDMLEEHKRIAKMWNKLPINNKRLNMNNRNSLKPLLNALPANMLNQLGGLNGLQNMVKQMGAQRR; encoded by the exons ATGGTGCTCGCGCAGCTGGGCGGGAGCATCGCCGGCGCGCTGGCGCGGATGGGCAAGGCCACCGTCGTGGACGAGAAGGTGCTCGCGGAGTGCCTCAACGAGATCTCGCGCGCGCTCCTGCAGGCCGACGTCCGCTTCGAGACGGTGCGCGACGTCAAGGCCAACATCAAGACCACCGCCAACCTCGACGCGCTCGCCGCGGGCACCGACAAGCGCCGCGTCATACAGAAG GCCGTTGTGGGTGAGCTATGCAGAATGCTGGATCCAGGGAAGCCGTCCTTCACGCCCAGCAAAGGGAAGCCCAGCGTCGTCATGTTCGTCGGCTTGCAGG GTTCTGGGAAAACCACAACCTGTACAAAGTACGCAGATTATTATCGGCGGAAGGGGTTTAGCCCTGCACTTGTTTGCGCTGATACATTCCGAGCTGGTGCTTTTGATCAGTTGAAACAGAATGCATCGAAAGCCAAGATACCGTTCTACGGAAGCTACATCGAATCAGATCCTGTGAAAATTGCTGTTGAGGGTGTAGATAGATTCAGGAAAGAGAAGTGTGATCTCATAATTGTTGATACAAGTGGACGCCACAAGCAGGAAGCTGCTCTCTTTGAAGAAATGCGCCAAGTTTCTGAAGCTACG AAACCAAACCTAGTGATATTTGTGATGGATGGTAGTATTGGTCAGGCTGCATTTGATCAGGCACAAGCATTTAAACAGAGTGCTTCGGTTGGTGCTGTGATTGTTACAAAAATGGATGGTCATGCAAAAGGCGGGGGTGCACTTAGCGC GGTTGCAGCTACAAAAAGCCCGGTCATATTTATTGGAACTGGAGAGCATATTCCAGACTTTGAGGTTTTCGATGTGAAACCATTTGTTAGTCGCCTGTTAG GCATGGGAGACTTGTCTGGCTTGATGGACAAGATCCAGGATGTTATGCCTGCTGATCAACTTCCAGAACTGGTGGATAACCTGACTGGAGGTTTCACTCTCAGACTTCTGTACCAGATGTTCCAGAATCTCCATAGTATGGGTCCTCTTGGGCAG CTCTTCTCTATGATACCTGGGCTTAGTGCCCAGTTTattgaaaaaggaaaggaaaaggaaggccAAGCAAAGATTAAGCGGTACATGACTATCATGGACTCCATGACGGAAAAAG AGCTTGACAACACGAACCCAAAGTTGATGAACGAGTCGCGAATCAACCGGATCGCTCGGGGATCTGGCAGGCTTGTGAAGGAAGTGGTGGACATGCTGGAAGAACACAAGCGAATTGCCAAAATGTGGAACAAATTGCCGATCAACAACAAGAGACTAAATATGAATAACCGTAACTCATTAAAGCCGTTACTCAATGCCCTCCCTGCAAATATGCTGAATCAGCTGGGTGGCCTAAATGGGCTGCAGAATATGGTGAAACAGATGGGGGCTCAAAGAAGATGA
- the LOC101772798 gene encoding CRC domain-containing protein TSO1, protein MEATPISVKPPSPAPAAPPPAALETRDLPTHAVATTEVEPSSMNQLAVAVTPDPKRQKVEETADGNGCKHCACKKSRCLKLYCPCFAGGGYCSEKCGCQPCFNKDAYAETVQTTRKVLLSRQKRMSMKINRRSEANAEAMEDAHHSSSSTPPRRGCNCKKSSCLKKYCDCYQDGTGCSLFCRCDDCQNPFGKNEGIMAEDSKRYLYTGADLDHSEGEHEFVVERSPRLQSPISKESSFHQTPPHLRASSRDVHVFPQAVLQWQAPPRSWHCSNKRNSNDRAMDDSANYKNSHNDWLLPKPEDSYSISKCVQILNGMVELSQVEKSVAPDVFLLPGNREIFISLGGDVRALWLKRKIQHLT, encoded by the exons ATGGAGGCCACCCCGATCTCCGTgaagccgccgtcgccggcgccggcggcgccaccccCCGCGGCTCTGGAGACCAGGGACTTGCCGACGCATGCCGTTGCGACGACCGAGGTGGAGCCGAGCAGCATGAACCAGCTCGCAGTCGCAGTCACTCCGGACCCCAAGCG GCAGAAGGTGGAGGAAACCGCGGATGGGAACGGGTGCAAGCATTGCGCCTGTAAGAAGTCCAGATGCTTGAAGCT CTATTGCCCATGTTTTGCTGGAGGTGGCTATTGTTCTGAAAAGTGTGGATGCCAACCATGTTTCAACAAAGATGCATATGCAGAAACAGTTCAGACTACGCGCAAGGTGTTACTTTCAAGGCAGAAGCGTATGTCAATGAAAATTAATAGGAGATCTGAGGCAAATGCTGAAGCTATG GAAGATGCtcaccattcttcttcttcaactcCACCAAGGCGAGGTTGCAACTGCAAGAAATCAAGTTGCCTAAAGAAATACTGCGATTGCTATCAG GACGGGACTGGGTGCTCCTTGTTTTGCCGCTGTGATGATTGCCAGAATCCTTTTGGGAAAAATG AAGGCATAATGGCTGAAGATAGTAAGCGCTATCTATACACCGGTGCAGATTTGGATCACAGCGAGGGTGAACATGAGTTTGTTGTGGAGCGTTCACCTCGTCTGCAATCACCTATCTCAAAGGAGTCTTCTTTCCACCAAACTCCGCCTCATCTGAGAGCCTCAAGCAGAGATGTGCATGTGTTCCCACAGGCTGTGTTGCAGTGGCAGGCACCGCCCCGGTCATGGCACTGTTCCAACAAGAGGAACAGCAACGACCGGGCGATGGACGACTCTGCAAACTACAAGAATTCACACAATGACTGGCTGCTACCGAAGCCTGAAGACAGCTACAGCATATCGAAATGTGTTCAGATCCTGAACGGCATGGTGGAGTTGTCGCAGGTGGAGAAGTCGGTCGCCCCCGACGTCTTCCTGCTGCCTGGCAACCGGGAGATATTCATCTCGCTCGGCGGCGACGTGCGGGCCCTGTGGCTGAAGCGCAAGATCCAGCACTTGACTTAG